A section of the Veillonella criceti genome encodes:
- a CDS encoding S-layer homology domain-containing protein: protein MSKFFHTKSAAWLCALLLTSTTVGANTVTITDDQDYTEAGYSPVRVVKEASNETTFGPLTLNYYMQNNTAQALGKASRDQQLQNSQQTKDASNTKTVTTQTNTLPASNEKAPQNETSKPTGQIQLLPSFKNSSANTNADSAIFTGTAQPSVFQEARKYTFIDVPADYWAATSIAVMTNQELISGYSDNTFRPDKPITREEVASLFSNLISDESPIMLASSFKDITSDRWSANAIERVAQLNIISGYGDKTYRPERFMSRQEFAVVANNYIHYLGYTTEDLTTLDAIHYNDQKFIAPWAQDAVRELASLGFLHYQSRLLFSPEKYITRAEATEIMYRVTNSSSAVALREKILHQQIENKMITLVERTFGKGYIFRTHGAMFWQNNKLVAALKSEADAKKLGAALAFTKDKNLVNNVQVTIGNLTEIELGKLQTDVAYFYNQQEPTGSIIAVTPNKNASGLVLIVDELKADTIKAFTKKFGNKVEISLPTNNNPQL from the coding sequence ATGTCCAAATTTTTTCACACAAAATCAGCAGCATGGCTCTGCGCACTGTTGCTTACCAGTACCACTGTTGGAGCCAATACAGTAACAATAACTGATGACCAAGATTACACCGAAGCTGGCTACAGTCCTGTCCGCGTTGTTAAAGAAGCAAGTAATGAAACCACTTTTGGTCCTTTAACGCTAAATTATTATATGCAAAATAATACAGCCCAGGCCTTAGGAAAGGCCTCTAGAGACCAACAATTACAAAATTCACAACAAACAAAGGATGCAAGTAACACGAAAACAGTAACAACTCAAACAAATACATTACCAGCAAGCAACGAAAAAGCCCCGCAAAATGAGACATCAAAACCAACAGGCCAAATCCAATTACTACCGTCTTTCAAAAATTCATCGGCTAATACTAACGCAGATAGTGCCATTTTCACAGGAACAGCACAACCATCCGTATTCCAAGAAGCACGTAAATACACATTTATTGATGTACCCGCTGATTATTGGGCGGCCACTTCTATTGCCGTTATGACGAATCAAGAACTTATTTCAGGTTACAGCGATAACACGTTCCGCCCAGATAAACCGATTACCCGTGAAGAAGTAGCCTCTTTATTTAGTAATCTAATTTCTGATGAATCGCCTATTATGTTGGCTAGCTCTTTCAAAGATATTACCTCTGACCGCTGGTCAGCTAATGCCATTGAACGCGTAGCACAACTTAATATCATCAGTGGTTATGGTGATAAAACCTATCGTCCAGAACGCTTTATGTCCCGTCAAGAATTTGCCGTTGTAGCCAATAATTATATTCATTACTTAGGCTACACAACAGAAGATCTTACAACACTTGATGCTATCCACTACAACGATCAGAAATTTATAGCCCCTTGGGCCCAAGATGCCGTTCGTGAACTCGCTAGTCTTGGTTTCTTACACTATCAGTCACGCCTACTGTTTAGTCCTGAAAAATATATCACTCGTGCTGAAGCTACTGAAATTATGTATCGCGTAACCAATAGTAGTTCAGCGGTAGCCTTACGTGAAAAAATCTTACATCAACAGATTGAAAACAAAATGATTACACTTGTTGAACGAACTTTTGGCAAAGGCTATATATTCCGCACACATGGTGCTATGTTCTGGCAAAACAATAAATTAGTCGCCGCCTTGAAATCGGAAGCAGATGCTAAGAAATTAGGCGCCGCCCTCGCATTTACTAAGGATAAAAACTTAGTCAATAATGTACAAGTTACCATAGGGAATTTAACAGAAATCGAACTTGGTAAATTGCAGACTGACGTTGCTTATTTTTACAACCAACAAGAACCAACTGGCTCGATTATAGCGGTAACCCCCAATAAAAATGCATCCGGCTTAGTACTAATCGTTGATGAATTAAAAGCGGATACGATTAAAGCTTTCACCAAAAAATTTGGAAATAAAGTGGAAATCAGCTTGCCTACCAATAACAATCCACAACTATAA
- a CDS encoding LutB/LldF family L-lactate oxidation iron-sulfur protein has protein sequence MAILYDQRPFKTRVADVLANDFKVKAIQKAQDVFYAKRKALVDQVPEWEEFRDEAAELRDHVLSNLDYYLNQFAENATKAGAKVHFARDAKEANDYVLQVVREKNAKMVVKGKTMVSEEISLNEALMNAGVEVNETDLAEFILQTADWNPPSHIVVPALHFARERIRETFHDKLGYEGTEDPEEMTRFVRKRIRDRFLRADIGFTGCNFAVAETGSITIVSNEGNGRMSSSMPKTMICLMGMERIVPDFAGLDVMMELLIRSSVGAKISNYFSMITGPAKAGEADGPEELHIVIIDNGRSNILGGEFNSMLRCIRCGACMNICPVYRHITGHAYGSIYPGPMGAVLTPLLVGYEKAGDLPYASTLCGECWEHCPVKIPLHELLLKHRVNIADKAHLRPAAEEAIFKTVATVFSNSFLFDYGTKLGAIGMKLMSKNGQMADWTKLLPVVGGWVKAKDMNTLKLKKFRDVYAEYEARKKRK, from the coding sequence ATGGCTATTTTATATGATCAACGTCCATTTAAAACTCGCGTTGCTGATGTTCTTGCCAATGACTTTAAGGTAAAGGCCATTCAAAAAGCGCAAGATGTTTTTTATGCGAAACGTAAAGCCTTGGTTGACCAAGTGCCTGAATGGGAAGAATTTCGTGATGAAGCGGCAGAACTTCGTGACCATGTATTAAGTAACTTAGATTACTATTTGAATCAATTTGCTGAAAATGCAACTAAAGCCGGTGCAAAAGTACATTTTGCTCGCGATGCCAAAGAAGCTAATGATTATGTGCTTCAAGTTGTTCGTGAAAAAAATGCTAAGATGGTTGTAAAAGGTAAAACCATGGTGTCTGAAGAGATTAGCTTGAACGAAGCATTAATGAATGCAGGCGTAGAAGTTAATGAAACAGACTTGGCAGAATTTATTTTACAAACGGCTGATTGGAATCCACCATCTCATATCGTAGTACCAGCTTTGCACTTTGCGCGCGAACGTATTCGTGAAACGTTCCATGATAAATTAGGTTATGAAGGTACAGAAGATCCAGAAGAAATGACTCGTTTTGTACGTAAACGTATTCGTGATCGTTTCCTTCGTGCTGATATTGGTTTCACTGGTTGCAACTTTGCTGTAGCCGAAACAGGGTCTATTACGATTGTATCTAATGAAGGTAATGGTCGTATGAGTAGCTCCATGCCTAAGACAATGATTTGTCTTATGGGGATGGAACGTATTGTGCCTGATTTTGCTGGTCTTGATGTAATGATGGAATTGTTGATTCGTTCCTCTGTAGGGGCGAAGATTTCCAATTACTTCTCCATGATTACAGGTCCTGCTAAAGCTGGTGAAGCTGATGGTCCAGAAGAATTACATATTGTAATTATAGACAATGGTCGTTCCAATATTTTAGGTGGCGAATTTAATTCTATGCTTCGTTGTATCCGTTGTGGTGCGTGCATGAACATTTGCCCAGTCTATCGCCATATCACAGGTCATGCGTATGGTTCTATTTATCCAGGTCCAATGGGCGCTGTATTGACGCCATTATTGGTAGGCTATGAAAAAGCAGGTGACTTGCCATATGCTTCGACACTTTGTGGTGAATGTTGGGAACATTGTCCAGTTAAGATTCCACTCCATGAATTATTGTTGAAACATCGTGTAAATATTGCTGACAAAGCACATCTTCGTCCAGCCGCTGAAGAAGCAATCTTCAAAACAGTGGCCACTGTATTTAGTAACTCCTTCTTATTTGACTATGGCACTAAACTTGGTGCTATCGGTATGAAGTTGATGAGTAAAAATGGTCAGATGGCAGATTGGACTAAACTTTTACCAGTTGTTGGTGGTTGGGTAAAAGCGAAAGATATGAATACATTGAAACTCAAGAAGTTCCGCGATGTATATGCAGAATATGAAGCTAGAAAAAAACGTAAGTAA
- a CDS encoding LutC/YkgG family protein, whose amino-acid sequence MDDVNRKTFLSRVSHALGRKEIPTFVAPYPYEKGPQETMYSDLSHEQVVDMFKAECEKVGTKYVTTDEAHVVETILKEIEERGGGKVIYPSCEESKHYKLEEAFAKVDGTKATFFEWDGAKGRQANIDEAKVAEIGITFPILGIAETATVIQPSDQTSGRSVGLLPLCHIAVIHTNTIVPRMTQSMAALKKVYQDNPEGFPSNVVHISGPSNTADIELVRVVGVHGPINVTFILVD is encoded by the coding sequence ATGGATGATGTAAATCGTAAAACATTTTTAAGCCGTGTTTCTCATGCGTTGGGTCGTAAAGAGATTCCTACATTCGTAGCTCCTTACCCTTATGAAAAAGGACCGCAGGAAACGATGTATTCTGACCTTTCCCATGAACAAGTTGTGGATATGTTTAAAGCTGAATGTGAAAAAGTAGGGACTAAATATGTAACTACAGATGAAGCACATGTGGTAGAAACAATCTTGAAAGAAATTGAAGAACGCGGTGGCGGTAAAGTTATTTATCCGTCTTGTGAAGAATCTAAACACTATAAATTAGAAGAAGCTTTTGCGAAAGTAGATGGCACAAAAGCCACATTCTTTGAATGGGATGGAGCTAAAGGCCGTCAGGCGAATATTGATGAAGCAAAAGTGGCTGAAATTGGTATTACGTTCCCAATTCTTGGTATTGCTGAAACAGCAACGGTTATTCAACCAAGTGATCAAACAAGTGGTCGTTCTGTAGGTTTATTGCCACTTTGTCACATTGCTGTAATTCATACTAATACGATTGTACCTCGTATGACACAATCTATGGCAGCTTTGAAAAAAGTATATCAAGATAACCCAGAAGGCTTTCCTTCTAATGTAGTACACATCTCAGGGCCTTCTAACACAGCTGATATTGAGTTAGTTCGTGTTGTAGGGGTTCATGGTCCAATTAATGTAACTTTTATTTTAGTAGATTAA
- a CDS encoding S-layer homology domain-containing protein produces the protein MKTKSLSLAVLVATLLTTTSFTSLAADETTTSQTTATTVSSSTTDNAVSTTKTTTVATDADGDTTTTTTTTVKTKDLTDADKKKAVLITEMNKKAAAYAAEQEAKGFKDVKNHWAAIQINTFLEEGILSGNGQGLFHPDEVLKTADATSLYNKLIAADKAKEASKVAKDAKEAKTNKKTTANTVKEITGNELLAPFAKEETLTREEFAQTAAQYLAYKDELAKAAIKSKTKAKEYAPHIVVKPENVTFPDESKINSDYKDAIIILASRGMVASGGDSNFFRPTDDITRAEAVAILFRIDKNLPISSTTNKTSDNGKTTSNKETTSTTTTTKSTTTTTTVPSNQTVTAKPTTDLEAQSELENKVFKKLNTLYKTPGNFQNFGVMYWQNNVLHVAFKSDDDLAKFEDILAKDEKNTDEDKIALAKQIHLESTEYSQAEYDRIEANFRTYYAKKQPAGTILAAYPSVVHNQLVVRIDKGFDYMNESIRNAFGNKVHVFLIANNPKSSDTTTKPTTR, from the coding sequence ATGAAAACAAAATCCTTATCACTCGCTGTATTAGTGGCTACCTTATTAACAACTACATCCTTTACTAGCTTAGCCGCTGATGAAACAACAACCAGCCAAACAACGGCTACTACCGTTAGCTCATCAACGACCGACAATGCTGTTTCCACAACTAAAACTACAACCGTAGCGACTGATGCTGATGGTGATACTACTACAACCACAACAACTACGGTCAAAACAAAAGACTTAACAGATGCAGACAAAAAAAAGGCTGTTTTAATAACAGAAATGAACAAAAAAGCGGCGGCTTATGCAGCCGAACAAGAAGCTAAAGGGTTCAAAGATGTAAAAAATCATTGGGCTGCTATACAAATCAATACATTCCTTGAAGAAGGCATTCTATCCGGTAACGGTCAAGGCTTATTCCATCCTGATGAAGTGTTGAAAACAGCCGATGCCACTTCCTTATACAATAAATTAATAGCAGCAGATAAAGCCAAAGAAGCATCTAAAGTAGCCAAAGATGCAAAAGAAGCCAAAACTAATAAAAAAACTACTGCTAATACAGTTAAAGAAATTACAGGCAATGAACTACTCGCCCCATTTGCTAAAGAGGAAACTTTGACGCGCGAAGAATTTGCCCAAACCGCAGCCCAATACTTAGCCTATAAAGATGAACTTGCTAAAGCGGCCATTAAAAGCAAAACAAAAGCAAAAGAATATGCGCCTCATATCGTAGTTAAACCTGAAAACGTTACATTCCCTGATGAAAGTAAAATCAATAGCGATTATAAAGACGCTATTATTATCTTAGCCAGCCGTGGCATGGTGGCCTCTGGTGGGGACTCTAATTTCTTCCGTCCTACTGACGATATTACACGAGCTGAAGCAGTTGCAATTCTATTCCGAATTGATAAAAACTTACCAATTAGCTCCACTACAAATAAAACAAGTGACAATGGTAAAACTACAAGCAATAAAGAAACAACAAGTACAACGACAACGACCAAAAGCACTACAACAACGACTACAGTGCCATCAAATCAAACAGTAACTGCTAAACCAACAACAGATTTAGAAGCACAATCAGAGTTAGAAAACAAAGTATTTAAAAAACTTAATACGTTGTACAAAACACCAGGTAATTTCCAAAACTTTGGCGTAATGTACTGGCAAAATAATGTCCTCCATGTAGCCTTCAAAAGTGATGACGATTTAGCAAAATTTGAAGATATCTTGGCTAAGGATGAAAAGAATACCGACGAAGATAAGATTGCCTTGGCAAAACAAATTCACTTAGAATCCACTGAATATAGTCAGGCAGAATATGATCGTATCGAAGCTAACTTCCGCACTTATTATGCGAAAAAACAACCAGCAGGTACCATTTTAGCCGCCTACCCAAGTGTAGTCCACAACCAATTAGTTGTTCGTATCGATAAAGGCTTTGATTATATGAATGAATCTATCCGCAATGCTTTTGGTAACAAGGTTCATGTTTTCCTCATAGCCAACAATCCTAAAAGTTCTGATACAACAACCAAGCCTACTACACGATAA
- a CDS encoding cation:dicarboxylate symporter family transporter, with translation MDIPFFQQFLMISSPVTVGILILFAILLGYIYFLQRRQTAFGTLVIIGTLLGAVLGFAVQFIAQFPDDPMKVVYIKESTKWFSLIGGGFIDLILMLVVPLVFISIIHVILNMSHGADLKKLVTSTAGVALIMVAIAAIVGLALGSLAHLGEGMMAVNDGPAKMKEVKPVVDTIRALIPKNPVAAMANTSVIAVVVFGVIIGGIARLIKQTGTSDLEMFTKFFNELHLIISWVADFVIGLMPYGVMALLAGTLATKGFQAIADMGLFIVLIYVGVVIMLIVQAILLTIFGVSPVMYFRKARAPLFLAFTSRSSMGVLPLTVDTLTKRLGVNATTANTVGSFGTTAGMQGCAGIFPALCIVYIANVAGVQLDVTMYVMSVIVIALGSLGIAGIPGTATMAASVSLSGTGLGAFYGMISPVLAIDPIVDMGRTMLNVSGSMTNAIVVDKLMGTFDKDAFNDASTIDRPVSNK, from the coding sequence GTGGATATTCCATTTTTCCAACAGTTTTTGATGATTAGCTCACCAGTTACAGTGGGTATACTCATCTTGTTTGCGATTTTGTTAGGGTATATTTATTTCTTACAACGTCGTCAAACAGCCTTTGGCACGCTTGTTATCATTGGTACGTTATTAGGTGCCGTATTGGGCTTTGCGGTTCAATTTATTGCGCAATTCCCAGATGATCCTATGAAAGTCGTTTATATTAAGGAAAGTACAAAGTGGTTCTCCTTAATTGGTGGTGGCTTCATTGATCTAATCTTAATGCTAGTTGTTCCATTGGTATTTATTTCTATTATTCATGTTATTTTAAACATGAGTCATGGAGCTGATTTAAAGAAATTAGTTACGTCTACAGCTGGTGTAGCCCTTATTATGGTAGCTATTGCGGCTATAGTTGGTTTGGCTTTGGGTTCTTTAGCTCACCTTGGTGAAGGTATGATGGCCGTTAATGATGGACCAGCTAAAATGAAAGAAGTAAAACCAGTAGTAGACACTATTCGAGCTTTGATTCCTAAAAATCCAGTAGCCGCTATGGCGAACACGAGTGTAATCGCCGTTGTAGTATTTGGTGTTATTATTGGTGGGATTGCTCGTTTGATTAAACAAACAGGTACTAGCGATTTAGAAATGTTTACCAAATTTTTCAATGAATTGCATTTAATCATTTCTTGGGTTGCCGATTTTGTAATTGGTTTAATGCCTTATGGCGTTATGGCTTTATTGGCAGGTACTTTGGCTACTAAAGGTTTCCAAGCAATTGCCGATATGGGTTTATTCATCGTTTTAATTTACGTTGGCGTAGTTATTATGTTGATTGTACAAGCTATCTTGCTTACTATTTTCGGCGTGAGTCCAGTTATGTACTTCCGTAAAGCAAGAGCCCCTTTGTTCTTAGCCTTTACGTCCCGTTCTAGTATGGGTGTATTACCGTTAACAGTTGATACGTTGACAAAACGTTTAGGTGTTAATGCGACTACTGCTAATACAGTAGGTAGTTTTGGTACAACGGCTGGTATGCAAGGTTGTGCTGGTATTTTCCCTGCTTTATGTATCGTATACATTGCCAATGTAGCAGGTGTTCAACTTGATGTTACGATGTATGTAATGAGTGTTATCGTTATCGCTCTTGGCTCATTGGGGATTGCAGGCATTCCAGGTACTGCGACTATGGCCGCTTCAGTATCCTTGTCTGGTACTGGTTTAGGTGCTTTCTATGGCATGATTTCTCCAGTATTAGCTATTGATCCTATCGTAGATATGGGCCGTACTATGCTTAATGTAAGTGGTTCTATGACAAATGCAATTGTGGTAGATAAACTTATGGGGACTTTTGATAAAGATGCATTTAATGACGCAAGTACGATTGATCGTCCTGTATCCAATAAATAA
- a CDS encoding NAD(P)-dependent malic enzyme → MDVREEAVQKKLELGGFLTTGTKYPLKDAHDLSVAYTPGVAEPCLRIKEKEELSFDLTCRGNMVAVVSDGTRVLGLGDIGAAAAMPVMEGKSLLFKRFGNVDCVPIVVDTKDADELIHTVKLLQKNFAGINLEDISSPKCYEIENRLKEELEIPVFHDDQHGTAIACLAGVKAALRFVKKDLSKVKIVVNGAGAAGANIARLLYLAGARDITLMVSSGVLNKNYKRLDSLQAELIKLLGQEEKTGTLAEVAKGADVLLGVSAAGAFTEEILKNLAEDSIVFAMANPNPEAMYDDAKACGVRVMGTGRSDAPNQINNVNVFPGLFRGAIDVHASKINDEMKLAAAEALANLVADEDLREDYVVANAFDERVPLAVAKAVAEEAVKTGVARKEIK, encoded by the coding sequence ATGGACGTACGCGAAGAAGCAGTGCAAAAGAAATTGGAATTAGGTGGCTTTTTAACAACTGGGACAAAGTATCCGTTGAAGGATGCGCATGATTTATCCGTGGCCTATACGCCAGGGGTAGCTGAACCTTGCTTGCGCATTAAAGAGAAAGAAGAATTATCCTTTGATTTAACTTGTCGTGGTAATATGGTGGCTGTTGTATCTGATGGTACTCGTGTGCTTGGTCTTGGTGATATTGGGGCGGCCGCTGCTATGCCAGTTATGGAAGGTAAATCTTTACTTTTCAAACGGTTTGGTAATGTAGATTGTGTGCCAATCGTAGTAGATACTAAAGATGCAGATGAATTAATTCATACGGTTAAATTATTGCAGAAAAACTTTGCAGGTATTAACTTAGAAGATATTTCTTCTCCTAAATGTTACGAAATTGAAAACCGCTTAAAAGAAGAATTAGAAATTCCTGTATTCCATGATGATCAACATGGTACGGCGATTGCTTGCTTAGCTGGTGTTAAAGCAGCGCTTCGTTTTGTGAAAAAAGATTTAAGTAAAGTTAAAATTGTTGTAAATGGTGCTGGCGCGGCTGGTGCTAATATTGCCCGTTTGCTGTATCTTGCAGGAGCACGCGATATTACGCTAATGGTAAGCTCCGGTGTTCTTAATAAAAATTATAAACGTCTTGATTCCTTACAAGCTGAGTTGATTAAATTACTTGGCCAAGAAGAAAAGACTGGTACCTTAGCTGAAGTGGCTAAAGGGGCTGATGTATTATTAGGTGTATCGGCTGCAGGTGCTTTTACTGAAGAAATTTTGAAAAACTTGGCAGAAGATTCTATCGTATTTGCTATGGCTAATCCAAATCCAGAAGCTATGTATGATGATGCAAAAGCTTGTGGTGTACGTGTAATGGGTACAGGTCGTAGTGATGCGCCAAATCAGATTAATAATGTCAATGTATTCCCTGGTTTGTTCCGTGGTGCTATTGACGTGCACGCATCTAAAATTAATGATGAAATGAAATTAGCAGCTGCTGAAGCACTGGCTAATTTAGTTGCTGATGAAGATCTTCGTGAAGACTATGTGGTAGCGAATGCGTTTGATGAACGTGTTCCATTGGCCGTGGCGAAAGCGGTAGCTGAGGAAGCGGTAAAAACTGGCGTAGCTCGTAAAGAAATTAAATAA
- a CDS encoding (Fe-S)-binding protein, whose protein sequence is MKIHLFSQCLIDMFYPHVGMAGVQVLERLGCDLTVPKKQVCCGQMFVNSGYNDAAKGAIKNTIEVFEDAEYIVSMSGSCAFAIRDEYRHILADEPEWLARAAKVSERIYEFTEFIVDVLGVTDVGATFNDKVTYHKSCHVTRLMGVKEQPMKLLENIKGLEYLPMNRAEGCCGFGGTFTVKQPEISAVMTREKAMNIYNSGANVVAGSDQACLMNIEGMLDRLYKDGEIDRRIKVMHIAELLNSR, encoded by the coding sequence ATGAAAATTCATTTATTTTCACAATGTTTGATTGACATGTTTTATCCCCATGTGGGGATGGCCGGCGTACAGGTATTAGAACGATTGGGCTGTGACTTAACAGTGCCTAAGAAGCAAGTATGCTGTGGGCAGATGTTTGTTAACTCCGGGTATAATGATGCGGCAAAAGGGGCTATCAAGAATACAATTGAAGTCTTTGAAGATGCTGAGTATATCGTGAGTATGTCTGGTTCTTGTGCCTTTGCGATTCGTGATGAATACCGCCATATTTTAGCTGATGAGCCAGAGTGGTTGGCACGGGCGGCTAAAGTAAGTGAACGTATTTATGAGTTTACTGAATTTATTGTAGATGTATTGGGTGTTACTGATGTAGGTGCTACTTTCAATGATAAAGTAACATATCATAAATCTTGTCACGTAACTCGTTTAATGGGTGTTAAAGAACAACCTATGAAATTATTGGAAAATATCAAAGGGCTTGAATATTTACCAATGAATCGAGCTGAAGGTTGCTGTGGTTTCGGTGGTACCTTTACCGTAAAACAGCCAGAAATTTCTGCTGTTATGACACGCGAGAAAGCAATGAATATTTATAATTCTGGTGCTAATGTTGTAGCTGGTAGTGACCAGGCTTGCCTTATGAACATTGAAGGTATGCTTGACCGCCTTTACAAAGATGGTGAAATTGATCGCCGTATTAAAGTAATGCACATTGCAGAATTATTGAATTCTCGCTAG
- a CDS encoding ArnT family glycosyltransferase, which translates to MLATRLQRQDVLYLIAIGLWLLLAYGLFTWNFPITDTVESNYTLSAVNMLQHHSYVSPMIYDQYWYDKPIWTYWMLMASFSTFGVSDFTARLPFICCAALNGMMMYYGVRIITQHRTLALWSAILLGTSLEFWYISHAILTDGYLFLFTQGILYFAYLAFNTVRATKVSLQDIKSAKHHIMIAYAFAGLAVLTKGPVGIVLPGLILLAYVFLFQRTKQTVTLLFAPQGWFLFALVALPWYLLMYIYHGMNFIEGFLGLHNVVRATIPEHPEQNWWFLYLVLWPVSLLPWTGLTLYELRYGTRNPWRIYLLTWGLGVFLFYNVMATKYLTYTFLCLIPFVILTAQGYLTTKQHHQASTDYYGGWPILFPGTLFFLIITITLWILGAPQAQDPMNPTAMGLSHFIAILTSGTLLACLPLGYAWLKRQLKLSMLSTALSASILYLLLLILLPPIVDDASTAQLAKTLPLTNTTKVFYYRDYRTSLVYYSKHPVTQILNPHEEASIWSEGKNIMPIATVAETTQAIQTTTDFIICVPRKYKTDFLQTTLSSYVVEAGQVENVIIFKSKY; encoded by the coding sequence ATGCTGGCAACACGATTACAACGGCAAGATGTACTCTATCTAATAGCCATTGGACTTTGGTTACTCTTAGCCTATGGCCTCTTTACTTGGAACTTCCCCATAACCGATACGGTAGAGTCCAATTATACATTAAGTGCCGTCAATATGCTGCAACATCACAGCTATGTATCCCCTATGATTTATGACCAATATTGGTATGATAAACCAATTTGGACCTATTGGATGCTGATGGCTTCCTTTAGTACTTTTGGCGTGTCGGATTTTACGGCACGCCTCCCCTTTATTTGTTGCGCCGCTTTAAACGGTATGATGATGTACTATGGCGTCCGTATTATTACGCAACACCGTACACTCGCCTTATGGAGTGCCATACTTTTAGGAACATCCCTAGAATTTTGGTATATTAGTCACGCCATTTTAACAGATGGTTATCTATTCTTATTTACGCAGGGTATTTTATATTTTGCTTACTTGGCGTTTAACACAGTACGAGCTACAAAGGTATCTCTTCAAGATATCAAATCAGCTAAACATCATATAATGATAGCCTATGCTTTTGCTGGCTTGGCCGTTCTCACCAAAGGCCCCGTAGGCATCGTATTGCCCGGCCTTATTCTGCTTGCCTACGTATTTTTATTTCAACGAACTAAACAAACTGTGACCTTACTATTTGCACCACAAGGGTGGTTCCTCTTTGCTTTAGTAGCGCTACCATGGTATCTACTCATGTATATCTACCATGGTATGAATTTTATCGAAGGCTTCCTTGGTCTCCACAATGTTGTTCGAGCTACAATTCCTGAGCATCCAGAACAAAACTGGTGGTTTCTCTATCTAGTACTCTGGCCCGTATCGCTACTGCCCTGGACAGGTCTTACCCTTTATGAATTACGCTATGGTACTCGAAATCCTTGGCGAATCTATTTACTCACTTGGGGCCTCGGCGTCTTTTTATTCTATAATGTAATGGCAACCAAATATTTAACCTATACGTTTCTTTGTCTTATCCCTTTCGTTATTTTAACCGCCCAAGGGTATCTAACAACCAAGCAACACCACCAAGCATCCACCGATTATTATGGCGGATGGCCAATCCTATTCCCTGGCACATTATTTTTCCTCATAATCACAATAACCCTGTGGATACTAGGTGCTCCGCAAGCCCAAGATCCTATGAATCCTACAGCCATGGGATTATCCCACTTCATAGCCATCTTAACTAGTGGTACTCTTTTAGCCTGTCTGCCATTAGGCTATGCTTGGCTGAAACGTCAGCTTAAGCTCTCTATGCTAAGTACAGCTCTCAGTGCTAGTATACTGTATCTTTTATTGCTTATTTTATTACCACCAATTGTCGATGATGCCTCTACCGCACAATTAGCTAAAACTTTACCTTTAACCAATACAACAAAAGTCTTTTACTATCGTGATTATCGCACATCGCTAGTATATTATAGTAAACATCCCGTAACCCAGATTCTAAATCCTCACGAAGAAGCGTCTATCTGGAGTGAAGGTAAAAATATAATGCCTATCGCTACGGTGGCTGAAACGACACAAGCAATTCAAACTACTACAGATTTTATTATCTGCGTACCTCGTAAATACAAAACCGACTTTTTACAGACAACCTTAAGTTCCTACGTTGTAGAAGCCGGACAAGTAGAAAATGTCATTATTTTTAAATCAAAATATTAA